In Stenotrophomonas sp. 610A2, one DNA window encodes the following:
- a CDS encoding dihydrolipoyllysine-residue acetyltransferase, with the protein MAEIKEALVPDIGDYSDIPVIEVLVAVGDTVKKDQGLVTLESDKATMEVPSAYAGVVKELKVKVGDGLSEGKVVALIEVSEEAAKPAAAAAPAAPAKVEAAVETGTKVEPVAVAPVADKLAQREIAQEDAVTTSKPATPPVQFNAEGVLPANVPYASPAVRVFARELGVDLQQVKGTEKGGRITKGDVQKFVKGALSGGVVASAGAPAAAGGGLNLLPWPKVDFSKFGETEVVQLSRIKKISGANLARNWAMIPHVTQFEQADITDLEGLRVALNKENEKAGIKLTMLAFLIKASAAALKKFPEFNASLDASGENLTLKKYFNIGFAADTPSGLVVPVIRDVDKKGVVQIAQESGELAKKARDGKLGPADMSGGCFSISSLGGIGGTAFTPIVNAPEVAILGVSKSSIQPVWNGKEFAPKLMLPLSLSYDHRVIDGALAARFTTYLSQVLADMRRVLL; encoded by the coding sequence ATGGCCGAAATCAAGGAAGCACTTGTCCCCGATATCGGTGACTACAGCGACATTCCGGTGATCGAAGTGCTGGTCGCGGTTGGCGATACGGTCAAGAAGGACCAGGGTCTGGTCACGCTGGAGTCGGACAAGGCGACGATGGAAGTACCGTCGGCCTACGCCGGTGTGGTCAAGGAATTGAAGGTCAAGGTCGGTGACGGCCTGTCCGAGGGCAAGGTCGTGGCCCTGATCGAAGTCAGCGAAGAGGCTGCCAAGCCCGCCGCCGCTGCCGCGCCGGCTGCTCCGGCCAAGGTCGAAGCCGCTGTCGAGACCGGCACCAAGGTCGAGCCGGTGGCGGTTGCCCCGGTCGCCGACAAGCTGGCCCAGCGCGAAATCGCCCAGGAAGACGCGGTCACCACCAGCAAGCCGGCCACCCCGCCGGTGCAGTTCAACGCCGAAGGCGTGCTGCCGGCCAATGTGCCGTATGCCAGCCCGGCCGTGCGCGTGTTCGCCCGTGAACTGGGCGTGGACCTGCAGCAGGTCAAGGGCACCGAGAAGGGCGGCCGCATCACCAAGGGCGACGTGCAGAAGTTCGTCAAGGGCGCACTGTCCGGTGGCGTTGTTGCCAGCGCCGGTGCTCCGGCTGCTGCCGGTGGCGGCCTGAACCTGCTGCCGTGGCCGAAGGTCGACTTCAGCAAGTTCGGCGAGACCGAAGTGGTGCAGCTGTCGCGCATCAAGAAGATCTCCGGCGCCAACCTGGCCCGCAACTGGGCGATGATCCCGCACGTCACCCAGTTCGAGCAGGCTGACATCACCGATCTGGAAGGCCTGCGCGTGGCCCTGAACAAGGAAAACGAGAAGGCTGGCATCAAGCTGACCATGCTAGCCTTCCTGATCAAGGCCAGCGCCGCCGCGCTGAAGAAATTCCCCGAGTTCAACGCTTCGCTGGATGCCAGCGGCGAGAACCTGACCCTGAAGAAGTACTTCAACATCGGCTTTGCCGCTGATACGCCGAGCGGCCTGGTCGTGCCGGTGATCCGTGACGTCGACAAGAAGGGCGTGGTGCAGATCGCCCAGGAAAGCGGTGAACTGGCCAAGAAGGCGCGTGACGGCAAGCTCGGCCCGGCTGACATGAGCGGCGGCTGCTTCTCGATCAGCTCGCTGGGCGGCATTGGTGGCACCGCCTTCACCCCGATCGTGAATGCGCCGGAAGTGGCCATCCTCGGTGTCTCCAAGTCGTCCATCCAGCCGGTCTGGAACGGCAAGGAATTCGCCCCGAAGCTGATGCTGCCGCTGTCGCTGAGCTACGACCACCGCGTCATCGACGGCGCCCTGGCGGCCCGTTTCACCACCTACCTGTCGCAGGTGCTGGCCGACATGCGGCGCGTGCTGCTGTGA
- a CDS encoding OmpW/AlkL family protein, whose product MRSIKILSLATLGALALSSTAFAQDGNGDTASGKHFAVVGGISLLQPKNDPIDGIGKVDGGPAPTISASYYFNDNFAVELWGAADKFDHRVRTDGGAKVGSVEQQPLALSAQYHFGQADNVFRPFVGLGYYESNFSNEKIDGLSSTGNHVGVETAKGAIGTVGVDMNINSTWFARADARYMQSRPDLRIAGQNAGELKLDPWTVGFGLGARF is encoded by the coding sequence ATGCGTTCCATCAAAATTCTCAGCCTTGCCACGCTCGGCGCACTGGCGCTGTCTTCCACCGCATTTGCGCAGGATGGCAATGGCGATACCGCATCAGGCAAGCATTTTGCCGTGGTTGGCGGCATCAGCCTGCTGCAGCCGAAGAACGATCCGATCGACGGTATTGGCAAAGTCGATGGCGGCCCGGCACCGACGATCAGCGCCAGCTACTACTTCAACGACAACTTCGCCGTTGAACTGTGGGGCGCAGCCGACAAGTTCGACCACCGCGTGCGCACCGATGGCGGCGCCAAGGTTGGCAGCGTCGAGCAGCAGCCGCTTGCACTGAGCGCGCAGTACCACTTCGGCCAGGCGGACAACGTGTTCCGTCCGTTCGTTGGCCTGGGTTACTACGAGTCGAACTTCAGCAACGAGAAGATCGACGGCCTGAGCAGCACCGGCAACCACGTTGGCGTTGAAACCGCCAAGGGCGCAATCGGCACCGTCGGCGTCGACATGAACATCAACTCGACCTGGTTTGCCCGCGCTGACGCACGTTACATGCAGTCGCGCCCTGACCTGCGCATTGCTGGCCAGAATGCAGGCGAGCTGAAGCTGGATCCGTGGACCGTGGGCTTCGGCCTGGGTGCACGCTTCTAA
- a CDS encoding DNA-deoxyinosine glycosylase, with the protein MSGDLLQGLPAQVNAACRVLVLGSMPGAISLDESRYYAHPRNRFWPLMAALCGFDAQLPYPQRMQCLQQAGVGLWDVIGQCQRAGSLDAAIVRGSEVPNPIAPLLAGLPELRAIACNGAAAHSAFQRWIAPALPPLAAALPVLALPSTSPANAAWSLPRLTGQWQALQPWLNAPNTVVSPATNGLAG; encoded by the coding sequence ATGAGTGGTGATCTGCTGCAGGGCCTGCCAGCGCAGGTGAATGCCGCTTGCCGCGTGCTGGTGCTGGGCTCGATGCCAGGTGCGATATCACTTGATGAATCGCGTTATTACGCGCATCCACGCAATCGCTTCTGGCCGTTGATGGCGGCGTTGTGCGGCTTCGATGCGCAGCTGCCTTATCCACAGCGTATGCAGTGCCTGCAACAAGCCGGCGTTGGCTTATGGGATGTGATCGGGCAATGCCAGCGCGCCGGCAGTCTGGATGCGGCCATCGTGCGCGGCAGCGAAGTGCCAAATCCGATTGCACCGCTGCTGGCCGGTCTGCCCGAGCTGCGGGCCATCGCCTGTAACGGCGCTGCGGCACACAGTGCGTTCCAGCGATGGATCGCACCGGCTTTGCCGCCTTTGGCGGCTGCGCTGCCGGTACTGGCCCTGCCTTCGACCAGTCCGGCCAATGCGGCGTGGTCGTTGCCGCGCCTGACTGGGCAGTGGCAAGCGCTGCAGCCTTGGTTGAATGCGCCAAACACGGTGGTATCGCCTGCAACAAATGGTTTGGCTGGCTAG
- a CDS encoding MetQ/NlpA family ABC transporter substrate-binding protein, which translates to MNKLLTFPLIAAVLALSACGKPAADESKLVVAATAVPHAEILQVVKPLLEKEGVKLDVRVFNDYVQPNDQLVQKQVDVNYFQTEPYLKAYNLDRKTDLVTVTGVHIEPFGAYSRRFKSLAELPNGADVVIPNDPSNNSRALILLDTAGVIKLKDPSNALSTQRDITENPKQLKFRELDSAMLPRVLDQVDLALINTNYALDAGLNPTKDALAIESSESPYVNFLVARPDNKDDARVQKLAKALTSPEVKAFIEQKYKGAVLPAF; encoded by the coding sequence ATGAACAAGCTGCTCACCTTTCCCCTGATTGCCGCCGTGCTGGCCCTGTCTGCCTGCGGCAAGCCTGCCGCCGACGAGTCCAAGCTGGTGGTCGCCGCCACCGCCGTGCCGCATGCCGAGATTCTGCAGGTGGTCAAGCCGCTGCTGGAGAAGGAAGGCGTCAAGCTCGACGTGCGCGTGTTCAACGACTACGTGCAGCCCAATGACCAGCTGGTGCAGAAGCAGGTGGACGTCAATTACTTCCAGACCGAGCCTTACCTCAAGGCTTACAACCTGGACCGCAAGACCGATCTGGTCACCGTCACCGGCGTGCATATCGAGCCGTTCGGTGCCTATTCGCGTCGCTTCAAGTCGCTGGCTGAACTGCCCAACGGCGCTGACGTGGTGATCCCGAATGACCCCAGCAACAACAGCCGCGCGCTGATCCTGCTGGACACCGCCGGTGTCATCAAGCTCAAGGACCCGAGCAACGCATTGTCCACCCAACGTGACATCACCGAGAACCCGAAGCAGCTCAAGTTCCGCGAGCTGGATTCGGCGATGCTGCCGCGCGTGCTGGACCAGGTCGATCTGGCCCTGATCAACACCAATTACGCGCTGGATGCCGGCCTGAACCCGACCAAGGACGCACTGGCGATTGAAAGCAGCGAGTCGCCGTACGTGAACTTCCTGGTCGCGCGCCCGGACAACAAGGATGACGCCCGCGTGCAGAAGCTGGCCAAGGCTCTGACCAGTCCGGAAGTGAAGGCTTTCATCGAGCAGAAGTACAAGGGCGCGGTACTGCCGGCGTTCTAA
- a CDS encoding methionine ABC transporter permease: protein MIIATAAEGFFRHLDAGKWADIGQATIDTLLMLAGSLPLTLAIGLPLGVLLFLTGSPQLHRKPVVYGITALLVNLLRSVPFIILMIVLIPVTLAMMGTSLGVRGAILPLVVGAAPFYARLVETALREVDRGVIEASQAMGATTKQLVFKVLLPEARPGLIAGATVTTIALIGFTAMGGAIGSGGLGDLAFRDGYQRSHTDVALVTVVLLLVLVQLLQMLGDRLVTHYSRK from the coding sequence ATGATCATTGCAACTGCCGCGGAAGGCTTCTTCCGCCATCTGGATGCTGGCAAGTGGGCCGATATCGGCCAGGCCACCATCGACACCTTGCTGATGCTGGCCGGCTCGCTGCCATTGACCCTGGCCATTGGCCTGCCGCTGGGCGTGCTGCTGTTCCTGACCGGCTCGCCGCAGCTGCACCGCAAGCCGGTGGTCTACGGCATCACTGCCTTGTTGGTGAACCTGCTGCGCTCGGTGCCCTTCATCATCCTGATGATCGTGCTGATCCCGGTGACGCTGGCGATGATGGGCACTTCGCTGGGTGTGCGTGGCGCGATCCTGCCGTTGGTGGTTGGCGCTGCACCGTTCTACGCGCGTCTGGTGGAAACCGCACTGCGTGAAGTCGACCGTGGCGTGATCGAAGCCAGCCAGGCAATGGGTGCGACCACCAAACAGCTGGTCTTCAAGGTACTGCTGCCGGAAGCGCGACCGGGCCTGATCGCCGGTGCCACCGTCACCACCATCGCCTTGATCGGCTTCACCGCAATGGGCGGTGCGATTGGCTCCGGCGGCCTCGGCGACCTGGCCTTCCGCGATGGCTACCAGCGTTCGCACACCGACGTGGCACTGGTTACCGTGGTACTGCTGCTGGTGCTGGTGCAGCTGCTGCAGATGCTCGGCGACCGCCTGGTTACGCATTACAGCCGCAAGTAA
- a CDS encoding DUF1453 domain-containing protein, which yields MPLLFALPLAILVFVAIMLLLMPLSLWQRVRSGGARRQARPWLIIFNYWATLVSTGLFAVFVGIAGFWWPGAWSYAALGWLAGLLVGVLGHYLTRFEPGPEALHYMPNTWLVLALTAMIVVRVVAGMVQGWQASVNSVPWPESGWLSHAGLLAMAALLLGYAGMYAWLLRRRVRHHQRYRGFDRSPR from the coding sequence ATGCCACTGCTGTTCGCTCTGCCGCTGGCGATACTGGTTTTCGTCGCGATCATGTTGCTGCTGATGCCGCTGTCGCTGTGGCAGCGCGTGCGCAGCGGAGGCGCGCGCCGGCAGGCGCGGCCCTGGCTGATCATCTTCAACTACTGGGCGACGCTGGTGTCCACCGGCCTGTTCGCGGTGTTCGTCGGCATCGCCGGCTTCTGGTGGCCGGGCGCCTGGTCCTACGCCGCGCTGGGCTGGTTGGCAGGCCTGCTGGTCGGTGTGCTCGGCCACTACCTGACCCGCTTCGAGCCCGGCCCGGAGGCGCTGCATTACATGCCCAATACCTGGCTGGTGCTGGCGTTGACCGCAATGATCGTGGTGCGCGTGGTCGCCGGCATGGTGCAGGGCTGGCAGGCATCGGTGAACAGCGTGCCGTGGCCGGAATCGGGTTGGCTCAGCCATGCCGGTCTGCTGGCGATGGCGGCCTTGCTGCTCGGTTATGCGGGCATGTACGCCTGGCTGCTGCGGCGTAGGGTTCGCCATCATCAACGCTACCGCGGCTTTGACCGCAGCCCGCGCTGA
- a CDS encoding YiiX/YebB-like N1pC/P60 family cysteine hydrolase: MMGLLQFFGRRLAHFLAQPRANQMRPSTSDPAMLLSTLRRGDVLLVEGNSRFSTAIKYLSQSTWSHAALYIGEEPLLEGGKPQPMLIDVDVEQGVRRIPLTEFANQHTRICRPQGLSPVVVDQLVGFMRARLGYSYDLKNVFDLARYLIRQPPVPGHMRRRLIALGSGEPTKAICSTLLAQAFESIRYPILPEIETVLAQVGGAEQSQEILHIRNYSLYTPRDFDVSPFFDVVKPRLQHNFDYLALQWSDDGSP; encoded by the coding sequence TTGATGGGTTTGCTGCAGTTTTTCGGGCGCCGCTTGGCGCACTTCCTGGCACAGCCACGCGCCAACCAGATGCGGCCGTCCACCAGCGACCCGGCCATGTTGCTGAGTACCTTGCGGCGTGGTGATGTGTTGCTGGTAGAGGGCAATAGCCGCTTCTCCACAGCAATCAAATACCTGAGCCAGTCCACCTGGTCGCATGCGGCGCTGTACATCGGCGAAGAGCCGCTACTGGAAGGTGGCAAGCCGCAGCCGATGCTGATCGACGTGGATGTGGAACAAGGCGTGCGGCGGATACCGCTGACCGAATTCGCCAATCAGCACACCCGCATCTGTCGTCCGCAGGGTTTGTCGCCGGTGGTGGTGGATCAGCTGGTGGGCTTCATGCGGGCAAGGCTGGGTTACAGCTATGACCTGAAGAACGTGTTCGATCTGGCGCGTTACCTGATCAGGCAGCCGCCAGTGCCCGGTCATATGCGTCGGCGCCTGATCGCGCTGGGCAGTGGTGAGCCGACCAAGGCCATCTGTTCGACCTTGCTGGCGCAGGCCTTCGAGTCGATCCGCTACCCGATCCTGCCGGAGATCGAGACGGTGCTGGCGCAGGTAGGTGGCGCCGAGCAGTCGCAGGAGATCCTGCATATCCGCAACTACAGCCTGTACACGCCGCGCGACTTCGATGTGTCGCCGTTCTTCGATGTGGTGAAGCCCCGGCTACAGCACAACTTCGATTATCTGGCGCTGCAGTGGAGTGATGACGGCAGCCCATGA